The Anaerolineales bacterium region GTGGTATCCCCTGATGCTGCTCCTGCTGATGATCTATACGCTGGTGTCATATTCCGGCGGCAAGAGCAGCGCCTTCCTCTCCGAATACAACCTGAGCAACCTGCTGCAGGCCACCCTGCCATTGGCGATCGTAGCCATGGCGCAGGTCAACGCCATGCTGGTGGGTTACCTGGATATTTCTGTGGGCGCCGTGATGTCCTTCAGCATCGTGGCGGCCTCTTTTATTGCGACGAATGATGCCTCGCCACAATCGGTGGCGATCGCCGCCGGCCTGATCATGCTGGGCGGCGTGCTGGTGGGCTTGTTCAACTCGGTGCTGGTGCGCTGGGTCAAGCTGCCTTCTATTATTGCAACCCTGGCCACGCTCAGTATTCTGGAAGGCGTGGCGCTGGTGTTGCGCCCGGTGGCGTCCGGCACCATCAACGGCGCGGCGCTGGGCTTGCTGCGCACTAAGGTGGGTTGGGTGCCGGTGGCCTTCATCATTACGCTGGTGGTGGCGATCCTGTGGGATATCTGGCTGCGCCGCTCTGCGGGCGGCCTGCGCGTACGCGCCACGGGCCATGATGTGCGCTCTGGCCGCCGCCTCGGCATCCGGACCAAGTGGGTACAGGTGCGCGGCCTGGTGCTCTCCGGCCTACTGGCTTCGATCGCCTCTTTCTTTCTTGCGGTGCAGGTGGGCGTGGGTGATGCCCGTGCCGGCACCACGTTTGCGCTCACCAGCATTGCGGCGGCGGCCCTCGGCGGCACCAGCCTGGCGGGTGGCGTAGGTCACTTTACCGGCGCGCTGGCTGTGAGCCTGTTCCTGGCGCTGATCAGCAACATGTTCTCGCTGCGTATCATCACCAGCAGCTGGCTGAACGACCCGATCGTGATGGGCAGCCTGACGATCATTGGCTTGGTGCTGTACCAGGTGCATGACCTGCGCATGCTCATCAAGGAAAACTGGAAGAAGCTGCGCCGCGTGTTTACGGCGCGTCGTGAACGCAATAAGGATTATGCGGTGGCCAACGTGTTCGTTGAGCCGCCGGACACCGTTGAAAAGGGCCTGCCGGCCGGGCAGCAAATGTTGCTGAAAGGCGGCACGGTCATTTCGCTCGATCCCAAGATCGGCACGCTGCTGGTGGGCGATGTGCTCATCGAAGGCAGCAAGATCGTCCAGGTGGGGGCAAACATCCAGGCCAATGGCGCCACCCAGATTGTGGACGCCAAGGGCATGATCGTGATGCCCGGCTTTGTGGACACGCACCGCCATATTTGGGAAGGTTTGCTGCGCAATATCGGCACGGATGTTCCGCTGGAAGGCCGCAGCAGCTACATTACTTTTGTGCTCGGCCGCCTTGGCCGCGCCTATCGCCCGCAGGATGCCTATGCCGGCAATATCGTCAGCGCGTTCGGCGCGGTGGATGCTGGTATCACTACGCTGCTGGACTGGTCGCACATTCAGGCTTCGCCGGAGCACACCGATGCGGTGGTGCAAGCCCTGCGCGATTCCAACATGCGCGCCGTGTTCGCCTACGGCTTCCCGTGGTGGGGCAAGTATGAGCCCAAGCAGCCGGGTTGGTTCGTGCGGGCGGCGCGGGCACACTTCACCGGCAAGGATCAGTTGCTGACCTATGCATTGGCGGCGGCCGGGCCGGAGTTCACTGACTTTGAGATCACCCGCTCGCACTGGAATATGGCGCGTTCGGTGGATGCACGCATCACCACTCATGTGGGCGTGGGCACGTTTGGCCAGCGCCGCAAGGTGGAGGAGTTTGGGCGCAAGGGGCCGGAGCTGCTGGGGCCGGATACGACCTACATCCACTGCACCACGCTTAACGATACTGAGATCCAGATGATCGTCGATTCGGGCGGCTCGGTTTCGCTGGCGGCTCCGGTGGAGATGATGATGGGCCACGGCATGCCGCCCACGCAAAAGTTCCTCGACCGCGGGCTGAAGCCCAGCCTGAGTGTGGACGTGGAGACCAACGTGCCGGGCGACATGTTCACGCAGATGCGCTCGGTCATCTCGTTGCAGCACAGCCTGATCCACGAACGCCGGCTGGCGGGCGAGAGCGCGGTGCCCAACCTGATCACAGACCAGGACGTGCTGGAGTACGCCACAATCGAAGGGGCGCGGGCCAACGGGCTTGATCACAAGATCGGCACGCTGACCCCGGGCAAAGAGGCTGACATCATCATGCTGACCACCAACAAGATCAATGTCACGCCGCTCAACGACCCGGCGGCAGCGGTGGTGTGGGGCATGGACACCAGCAATATTGACACCGTGATGGTGGCCGGCAGGATCCTCAAGCGCGGCGGCCAGCTGGTGAATGTAGATCTCAACGCGGTGCAGAACATGGTGTACGACGCGCGTGATTATGTGCTGCGCCGCTCTCGCTTCAAACTGCCAACCATCTAGCCATTCATTGCCGCGGACAACCGCCTGCAGTTCAGGAGTGAAAATGAAGGAACGCTTTTTAGTACGTACGGCAGACCAGGCCGACTTTGTGCTACCCAAGGCCTTTGAGGGCATCAGTAAGGGATTCAGCCGCTGGTCTATTGTCAACGGCGAGTCAGGCTCAGTGCACCAAGAGTTCAATATTTGCGAGCTGGAGCCCGGCGGCCACGTGGATACGCACCTGCACACGTTCGAAGAGAGCGTGTATGTGCTGGAAGGCGAGCTGATCTGCGAAACCGGCGACGGCGCGTTCGCGTTGGAGAAGGGCGACTATGGCCTGATCCATGTGGGCGCCGCGCACGGCTACAAGAACCGCGGCGCCGGCAAAGTGCGCTGGGTGGAGATGTTGGCCCCGCAACCACGGCTGTGGAAGGACGGCGATGTGTTCCCGGTCAAGGGGCGGGTGGCCCAGGTGGGCGAGCCGATCCGCGTCAATCCACGCGATACGCGTACGCGTTTCTTTGGCAATATCACTGATCAGCACATGGACCCTGGCAAACAATCGCAGGAGTTGCTGGCCGTTTCGGGCAGCATGCGCACGGCGCTGCTGGTGTACACCGGCATTACGGTCAAGATGATGGTGGATAGCGACCTGGGCGCCCACTTGCACACCATGTTCATGGTCAAGTACATCCCCGGCGGCGGGGCCGGCAGCCATGACCACCCGTTCGAAGAGACTTACATGATCCTGGACGGCGAGGTGGAGGCCTGGTTCGACAACCAGACCTTTACTCTGAAGCCCGGCGATGTGGCCTGGGCCGGGGTGGGCTGCGTGCACGGCTTCAAGAACAAGATGAACACCACGGTGCAGTGGCTCGAAACCTCGGCGCCGCAATCCCCCTCGCGGCATGCGTATCGCTTTGGCCGTGACTGGGATTATTTTGAAGAGCAACTGAAGAACGAGTAAGGCAGAGGAGACACCTGATGGCAGACAAGGGCACTGTTGTAGTTGTAGGCGGAACGTCTGAGCTGGGCAAGGCGCTAGCCTTGCACTATGCCGGCAAGGGCCACCCGGTGGTTGTGACCGGCCGCGAGGCCGGCCGCGCCCAGAAGGTGGCCGAGGAGATCGGCAACGGCGCGATCGGTGTGAACTTTGACCTGAGCAAGCCGCGCGACATTGCCAAGGCGCTGGCGGATGTGAAGGACGTGCAATACCTGGTGCTGGTGTCGATCGCTCGCGACGAGAACAGCATTAAAACTTACGACATTGACCAGGCAGTGGAGCTGGTGACCCTAAAGCTGGTAGGCTACCCCGAAGTGGTGCATGCCTTGCTGCCGCAGATGCGGGCAGACGGCTGCGTGCTGATGTACGGCGGCATGGCCAAGGAGCGCCCGTACCCCGGCTCGGCCACGGTGACCACGATCAACGGTGGTGTCAGCACGCTGGTGCGGGCCATGTCGGTTGAGCTCTCGCCGCTGCGCGTGAACGCGATCCATCCGGGCGTGGTGGGCGAGACGCCGTATTGGGCAGACAAACCGGCCGGCGTGCTGGAGGCGCTCTCCGCCCGCACGCTGACCAAGAAACTGGTGACGATCAAGGATGTGACTGATGCGGCCATCTTCCTGCTGGAAAACCAGGGCGTCAACGGAGTGAATTTGGATGTAGATGGCGGCTGGTGGTAGGAATTCTCCAGCCATGAAGAACAGAAAAACACGGCCACAAGGCCGTGTTTTTTTTTTGTCGTTTGGGTGAGGTTCTTTCTAGCTGAGCTTGCTGAGTGCGTCCACCCCCGCCCGCAGGCGGGCCAGCACCGTCTCGCGGCCGATGAGCTCCATGCTCTCGAAGAGCGGCGGGCTGATCTCCTGGCCGGTGGTGGCGTTGCGCAGCTGGGTGAACAGGGCGCCGGCCTTGATGCCGAGCTCGTCGGCGGCGGCGCGCATGGGCGCCGCGGCGGCCGAGGCGGTCAGCTCCGGCAAGGCTTCGAGGATGTTGAGCGCCTTGGCCAGCACGGCGGCGGACTCGGCGGCGGTCTTGTCTTTGAGCAGCAGCTTCTCGGCCGGCACGTCTACGCTGGGGCGGAAGAAGAAACCGGCGATCTCAGGCGCATCGTCCAGCGTGACGATGCGCTCCTGGATTAGCGGCGTGATGCGCGCCAGCAGGGCCGGGTCGGCCTGGTAGCCGGAGCGCTCGAAGAAGGGCAGCAGGCGGCGAGCCAGCTCCTCGGCGGGCAGGGCGCGGATGTGCAGCCCGTTGAAATGGTCCAGCTTCTTGAAGTCGATCGCCGCGGGCGACGGGTTGAGCTTGGCGATGTCGAACTTTTCAATAAGGTCGGGCAGGGTGAAGAATTCGGTCTTGTCGTCGTAGCTCCAGCCCATCAGTACGATCCAGTTGATGACGCCCTCGGGCAGGTAGCCCATCTGGGCCAGGTCCTGAATGAAGATCGACTGTCCGGTCAGCTTCATGGCTTCGGTCTCGCGCTTGCTCATCTTGCCCTTGCCGCTAGGCTTGAGGAAGACTGAAAGGTGGATCCACTTGGGTTGAGGCCAGCCAAAGGCTTCGTAGATGTGCACATGCAAGGGTAGGCTGGGCAGCCACTCCTCGCCGCGCAGCACATGGGTGATGCCCATCAGATGGTCATCCACCATGGCGGCCAGGTGATAGAGGGCGTGGCCGTCGCTCTTGAGCAGGACGCGGTCGTCGATGGTGCGGTTCTGCACGGTGATGTCGCCGCGCAGCTCGTCGTGCACGGTGATGCTGCCGTCCTTGGGCGCTTTGAAGCGCACCACATGCGTCTCGCCGGCCGCCACGTGCTGCTTGGCCTCGGCCAGCGGCAGGTTACGGCACTTGCCGGAGTAGTGGGGCGGCTGTTTGGCTTCCTGCTGGGCTTTGCGCACTGCATCCAGCTCGGCCGGCGTGCAGAAACAATAGAAGGCCTTGCCGTTCTCCACCAACTGTTCGGCGTGCTGGCGGTAGATCTCCATGCGCTTGGATTGGTAATACGGCTCGTGCGGGCCGCCTACACCCGGGCCTTCGTCCCACTGCAGGCCCAGCCATTGCAGGCTGCTGGTCAGGTCTTGCTCGGCGTCCGGGTTGTAGCGCTTCTGGTCGGTGTCCTCGATGCGCAAAATATATTGCCCGCCGGTTTGGTGGGCAAGCAGGTAGTTATACAGGGCGGTGCGGCCGCTACCCAGGTGGGTAAGGCCCGTGGGAGAGGGCGCGAAGCGCACTCGGGCTGCGTTGGTCTGCGTCATGTACTGCGAAGCCTTTGCTATGAGAAGTTGAGGGATCGGTGACGAGCGATCACGCTTTGCACCAACCCGATACCAAACATAAAGGTCAGCAATGAACTCCCGCCCGCGCTGACAAATGGCAACGGCAGGCCGGTAACAGGTAACAGTTGTATGTTCATGCCGACATTCACGATGGTATGCAGCGCAATAATAACGCCAATTCCGTAAGCGATCAGCGAACCAAACGCATCTTGAGAAAGCCGCGCGGCGCGCACACAGCGCCAGATGATAAAAAGCTGCATGCCCAGAACGGCCATTGCGCCCACCAGGCCAAACTCCGCAGAGATGGCCGAGAAAATGAAGTCGTTGTGGCGCACCTTTAGGAAACGCAGCTGGACTTGGGTGGCCTGACCATACCCTTGGCCGAGCACACCGCCGGAACCGATGCTGATGAGCGCCTGGGTAACGTTGTAGCTGCTGCCGTAGCGTGCATCCTCTTCGGGGGCAATAAAGCGAATGATGCGGTCGCGCTGGTAGTCTTGCAGCAAGGGAAAGCTGATCACGGCAGCCAAGAGGCCACCTACAATGAACAGGGCCAAATGTTTGAGTTTAAGCCCGCTGGCCCACAGCAGCGAGAACCAAACGGTGAGCAGAACGATTGAAGTGCTGAGATTGGGCTGTAGCAGGATGAGGACCACCAGGCCGGCGGTCAGCAGCACGCTGCGGGCCACCCAACGCAGATCGCCGATCTTGTCACGGTTGCGGGCGAAGAAGTCGGCCAGGATGATGATCATGGTGATCTTGGCCAGCTCGGAGGGCTGCAGCACCACCAGGCCGATGTTGAGCCAGCGCTGGGCGCCGAAGCTGGTCTGGCCAGCCAAAATGGTGAAGAGCAGCAAGACCACCAGCAGCACATAGAGCACACGACTGGCCGAGATCCACAAGCGGTAATCGAGCAGGGTGCAAACAACGATAACGGCCAGGCCGGCAAGGGCAAAGTAGATCTGGCGGCCCAGCACGTTGAGCTCGACCAGTTCGGCGTTGCCAGCGATGGCGGAGCGGATCATGGCCACGCCAAAGGTGAGCAGCACTACGACTGCGCCGAGCAGCCAAAAGTCAAAGTGTCGCCAGATAGCGGTTCGCATGGGGTCTCGCCAACAGGATAAAGAAATCTGCCCTGCAAGCGCAGGGCAGATTATTACTCAGATGAGGACTGCTTTGGGGCGGCTTTAATGGGAATCTCAGCCTGCAGTGTGGCGCTACGGCCCTCTTGCACCATCTCCACGCGCACGGCGTGGCGGTCCACATCAATATGGCGCGCCACGACCTCGATGAGCTCCTGGCGCAGCGAGTCCATCACGCCAGGGGGCAGGACGCTACGATCATGGATCAACACGACGCGCAGGCGGTCCTTGGCGGTACTGGCGCTGCGCTTGCGCCCGAGGAGTTCGCTCAGGCTAGGCATTGCGCCCTTCTTTGGTCTTCATCAGCTTGGAGAGGCGGCCAAGGAAGCCGCTGTTGCCGTTGCTGGCACTGAAAGGGACTTCTTCGCCGGTAAGGCGGCGGGCAATATCGCGGAAGGCCTGGCCGGTCTTGCTCTTGGGCTCGAGGGCGATGGGGGCACCCTTGTTGGTGCTGACCAGTACGGCGGTGTCATCCGGCACAATGCCGATGAGTTCGACTGCCAGCAGTTCAAGCACGTCGGCTACTGCCAGCATGTCGCCGCGCTCGACCATTTCGGTGTTTATGCGGTTGACCACCAGCTTGGCGGGGCCTTTCTGCTCAGCCTCCACCAGGCCAATGATGCGGTCAGCATCGCGCACGGCGGAAACTTCAGGATTGGTGATGATCACCACTTCGTCGGCGGGAGCGATAGCGTTCTTGAAGCCGCGCTCAATACCGGCAGGCGAATCGATCACGATGTAGTCAAAGTCCTTGCGCAGCTCATCGCAAATGCGCACCATGTCTTTGGGGGCCACCGCGTTTTTGTCACGCGTTTGTGCGGCGGGGATGAGATAGAGCTCCTCCAGCCGCTTGTCGCGGATCATAGCCTGGCGTACCTTGCAGCGGCCTTCCACCACGTCTACCAAGTCGTAGACGATGCGGTTCTCGAGGCCCAGCACAACGTCAAGGTTGCGCAGGCCGATATCGGCGTCCATGCAGACCACTTTGTGGCCCATGGCCGCCAGGGCGGCGCTGATGTTGGCAGTGGCGGTGGTTTTACCCACGCCGCCTTTGCCTGAAGTAATGGTTATTACGCGTCCAGTCATCGTATTTATCCTAAGGTCCAATTTTCTGCAATTACCTGCCCGTCTTGCACGCGGGCAATCTCGGGGGAAATCTGGCCGCGCTCAGCGGGCGGGATGGCAATATGCCCGGCGATGCGCAGCTGGGTGGGCGAAAGATCCATGGCGCACACAAAGGCGTCCTCATTGCCATGGGCACCGGCGTGTACCAGGCCGCGCAGGCGGCCCCATACCACCACGTTGCCGCCGGCCACCACCTCGGCGCCGGGGTTCACATCGCCAATGATGGTGATGTGGCCGGGGGCATGCAGGCTGGCGCCGGAGCGCAGGGTGCGCCGCACCATGATGCCGCCATCCGGCCCCAGGTCTTGCGGGGCAGCGGGCTCGTCGTAGTCTTCGGCTTCCGGTTCCGGCGCGCGAGCGCCATCGTGGATGCGAGTGGCCATGCCCATCAACTGGGCGCTGCGCTCGGTGAGGGCCGAGTTGCTCAGCACACCCCACAGCAGCAGGCCGCTGTCGGTGACCCGGTCACGCAGGCGGCTCACGGCGGCCACGTTGAGGTCGTGCGTGTCTACGTTGATGATGAGCTTGGCGCCCTTGAGGAACTCACCCCGGCGGGTCAGTTCATCCAGCAGGGCTTGCTCCAGCGCGGGCCATTCGCCCTCGGGCAGGGTGACCAGCAGCCCTTCGCGGATGCCTTTGATGTCGATGGGTATGACTTGTACGTCGCTCACCAAAAAATTATAGCATTGCGGTTTTTGCGGCGCTGGGGAATGGAGTCATGTATGGGTCGAAACAAAAAGGCGCGGCCCTTGGCCGCGCCTTTGGGTCAAAAAAATCGAGGGCTACGGAGCGAGGCCGAGTTGCGTGTCAATGGACTTGAGCTCGAAATAAGCCTGGATGACGCGGTTGAGAATCGGGCCGGCCACAGACGAGCCTTCGCTGCCGTTGTATACGAAAGCCACCACGGCCAACTCGGGGTCGTCGTAGGGCGCGTAGGCGACAGACCAGGCGTGGCTGGGCCAGGCGCCGTACTGGCAGCGGTTGTTGGCAGCGGCCACCTCGTCGCAGTATTCGGCGGTGCCGGTCTTGCCCGCGGCAGCGATGGTGAGGTTGGCGAAGCGCTCAGCCAGTGTGCCATAGGTGACGGCTTCACGCATGCCGCGCTGCACAGCATCGATCACAGCCGGGTCCACCGTGCTCATCTCACCGGTGGGGCGGCAGGCGCCGATGCCTTGAGGGTTCTCATAGTTTTCAATAATGGCATCTTTGGTAATGTCCCAGCGCAGGTCTGGCTCGAAATCCTGAATGATGTTGCCTTCACCGTCCACCACCTGGCGCAGCAAGGTGGGGCGCATCTGCGCGCCGTCATTGGCAATCGTAGCAGCGGAGACAAGGACTTGCAGCGGCGACGAGAGGATATAGCCTTGACCTACGCTGGTGATATAGGTGTCACCAGTAGACCAATTCTCGCCCTGGTTCAAGCGTTTCCAGGTAGGGTCTGGCACCAGACCATTGACCTCATAGGGAAGCTCTACGCCAAGCGCACTGCCGTAACCCATGGCGCGGGCGTAAGTGCCCAGGCGGCAGATGCCGAGCCCTTCGGGGATCTCACCTTCATAGCCGCCGCCCAGCTTATAAAAGTACACATTGCTGGAGTTGGCGATGCCGCCATAGAAGTTCAGCTGGCCGAAACCCGCTCGGTTCCAATCCACAAATTCGCGGTTCTGGCCGGCTTCGCCTTCGTAAAAGCGCTGACTGACCGTGATCGAGCCAGGGGTCTGGATGATGGTTTCAGGTGAGACAATGCCTTCATTCAGAGCGCCCACAGCCGTGACGATCTTGAACACGGAGCCGGCGGGCAATTCAGCGCCGGCGGCGTGGTTGACCAGCGGTTTGGTGGCATCTGCCAACAACTGTTCGTAGTAGTAGGCGGGGATGAAGCGCGTCATGCGGTTGTTCTCAAAAGTCGGCCACGAGACCATGGCGAGGAGTTCACCAGTTCTGGGGTTCATGGCAATGATGACGCCGCTGGTCATATGGCTGCGCGGTAGATCCCTAAAATAGGCGTTCCACAGGCCCAGCTCTTCTTCAATAATGGCGGAGGCAGCCGCTTGCAGGCGAGCATCAATGGTGAGCACGATATTCTCGCCAGCAACAGCCTCGATCGGTGGCTCAATATCGCGAAGAACCTGGCCACCTGCGTCCGTTTCCACCACGCGGCGCCCGGGAGTGCCGCGCAGCAGCTCATCAAAGTAGAGCTCCAGGCCGCCGTAACCTACCTTATCGCGGTTGGGTACAAAGCCTAGGGCGCGCAGCGCTTCTTCCTGCGCAGCGGGAATGGGGCCAAGATACCCGATGATGGCAGCCGACATGGAACCAGTGGGGTATTCACGGATGGGTTCAACAACTACTTCAACCCCAGGCCAGTCCACGGCACGTTCTTTGACGGCGAGGGCCATCTCGCGCGAGACGTTGCACTGAATGGCAACGGGGTCGTAGGGAGAGAAGCTGGTCTGCAGCTCGATCATCTGGCGTACGCCCAGGTTGTCGCCGCATGGGATCAGCGGGTCGTCAATGCTGCCCAGGCTCACCGGCTGGTCAGTAAGCTCGGCCAGCGCGAAGATGATCTCCTCGATCTCGCCTTGGTCAGTCGGCAGGTTGGCGGGCACCACAACAATGTTGTATGAAGGCACATTCTGCGCCAGGATGACGCCATTGCGGTCGTAGATCACGCCGCGCTGCGGGGCGAGGCTGATGACTTCGGTACGATTGCCCTCGGCCTGGCTAAGCCAGTTCTCATGCTCCAGCACCTGCAGATAGAAGAGGCGCAGGGCAAAAATAAAGAAGACCAGCGCTACAAAACCAAAGAAGGTTAGCAGACGCCATTGCTCCAGCGAGCTTTGGGCTTTTTTCGGGGTTCCGTTTATCAGGCTCATCAGTTGGTAGGTGTGGCAAACAGTTTGTTCAACTCTGAAATTAAAGCATTTACGGGTAAGAGAAGGATGAGATTCAGCAGCAGGGTGGGCAGAGTAATGAGGTTAAAAGCTTCCCCGGCTGACATGGGGTTATCCGACAGCCATAGATAGCCCAGGGTGAGGATGTGTATTGTGAGAGTGCCCAGAATGAGACTGGTGAGCAGGGTAAGCATGCGCACTTGCCAGATGCGGCGATGCAGTAACTGGCACAGCAGGGCGGCCAGCGTGTAGCCGGCGATGAGAACGATGTCGGGCAGCGCGCTGGCATAACCCATCATCACGCCAGCCACCAGGCCCAGCCGCCAGTCTGGGCGGTTGTCCTCTTGCATCATCCAGGTGAGCAGTACCAGCAGCACCAGGTCTACGCTGCCTTGCAGCATGCGGATGCGCGGCAGCAGGGTGACCTGCAGCAGGGTGGCGCCCAGCAGGAGCAGTACAGCCAGCAGCGTACGCATGCTGCTAGCTCCCGCTGTCCAGCAAGGGGCTGATGTCGAGAGGCTGGAAGTTGACGATGACCAGCACGATCTCCAAGCGGGTGAAATCCACCGCTGATTGCACGGAGGCGGTTTGGAACAACGCCGTCGCCTCGCGGCGCACATTGCTGATCTGGCCGATGAGGATGTTGCCGGGATAGGCGCCACCAATACCGGATGTGAACACCAGGTCGCCGGCTTGCAGGTTGGCATCCAGCGGAATGAGGTCAATACTGAGCTGGCTGGTGACGCTGCCACTGAGCAGGCCGTCCACTTCGGAGGGCTGCATGCGCACGCTCACCTGGCTGCCGGGGTCGGTGATCAACTCCACTCGGGAGGCTGTGGCGGTCACCTGGGCGATGCGGCCAACCAGGCCCTGTTGCGAGACAACCGGCATACCGCGGCGTAACCCATCGTCTGAGCCGCGGTTGATGATGATGTAATGGAGGAAAGGGCTCGGGTCCTGACCGATGACGCCGGCCGCCTGGTAGGTGTTCTCAGGGCGGGCGCGGGCAAAATCCAGCAGGGCGGAGAGCAGCTCGCCTTCGGAGACCTGCTGCTGCAGGGTGATGATCTCCGTTTGCAGTTGAGCGTTCTCGGCGCGCAGCAAGGCATTCTCCTGTCGCAGGCTGGCGATGTTAACCGGCGCGTTCACAAAATCCTGCACGGCTTGAAAGCGTGTGTACAGCCAGCCTTGCACGCCTTCCACAGGGTTTAGGGCTCCCGTGAACAGCGGGGTAAGGTAGCCGCCCAGGGCCAACAGCAAAAGGCCTGCGGCGGCGACCAGCAGGGCGGCGAGCTGATAGGGATTGTTACGAGAGGGGCGCATTGTGAACCGCAGAAATCATATCGCTAGAATCCAGCCTGCTGCGGGTGGCTGGTACAGGCGCTAAGGCGCCATTAATCCATCTGGAGCAGAAAGTGGCGGTAGGCCTCAATATCGTCCAGCACCAGG contains the following coding sequences:
- the mreC gene encoding rod shape-determining protein MreC → MRPSRNNPYQLAALLVAAAGLLLLALGGYLTPLFTGALNPVEGVQGWLYTRFQAVQDFVNAPVNIASLRQENALLRAENAQLQTEIITLQQQVSEGELLSALLDFARARPENTYQAAGVIGQDPSPFLHYIIINRGSDDGLRRGMPVVSQQGLVGRIAQVTATASRVELITDPGSQVSVRMQPSEVDGLLSGSVTSQLSIDLIPLDANLQAGDLVFTSGIGGAYPGNILIGQISNVRREATALFQTASVQSAVDFTRLEIVLVIVNFQPLDISPLLDSGS
- the mrdA gene encoding penicillin-binding protein 2 encodes the protein MSLINGTPKKAQSSLEQWRLLTFFGFVALVFFIFALRLFYLQVLEHENWLSQAEGNRTEVISLAPQRGVIYDRNGVILAQNVPSYNIVVVPANLPTDQGEIEEIIFALAELTDQPVSLGSIDDPLIPCGDNLGVRQMIELQTSFSPYDPVAIQCNVSREMALAVKERAVDWPGVEVVVEPIREYPTGSMSAAIIGYLGPIPAAQEEALRALGFVPNRDKVGYGGLELYFDELLRGTPGRRVVETDAGGQVLRDIEPPIEAVAGENIVLTIDARLQAAASAIIEEELGLWNAYFRDLPRSHMTSGVIIAMNPRTGELLAMVSWPTFENNRMTRFIPAYYYEQLLADATKPLVNHAAGAELPAGSVFKIVTAVGALNEGIVSPETIIQTPGSITVSQRFYEGEAGQNREFVDWNRAGFGQLNFYGGIANSSNVYFYKLGGGYEGEIPEGLGICRLGTYARAMGYGSALGVELPYEVNGLVPDPTWKRLNQGENWSTGDTYITSVGQGYILSSPLQVLVSAATIANDGAQMRPTLLRQVVDGEGNIIQDFEPDLRWDITKDAIIENYENPQGIGACRPTGEMSTVDPAVIDAVQRGMREAVTYGTLAERFANLTIAAAGKTGTAEYCDEVAAANNRCQYGAWPSHAWSVAYAPYDDPELAVVAFVYNGSEGSSVAGPILNRVIQAYFELKSIDTQLGLAP